In Caloranaerobacter sp. TR13, a single window of DNA contains:
- a CDS encoding DUF1893 domain-containing protein yields MYDLEKAKEILFEKNYSLAIVKNGEVVFVSKERGIKPLLSVVLEKEEAIKGASLADKVIGKAAAMLCIKAGFRSIFADIVSENAVKVLKEYNIKYEYNTKVQYILNRDKSDMCPVEKIAQRHEDTVKLIENVKKFLQI; encoded by the coding sequence ATGTACGATTTAGAAAAAGCAAAAGAAATATTATTTGAGAAAAATTATTCTCTAGCTATAGTTAAAAATGGTGAAGTTGTATTTGTAAGTAAGGAAAGAGGGATAAAACCATTACTGAGTGTTGTTCTAGAAAAAGAAGAAGCTATAAAAGGAGCAAGCTTAGCTGATAAAGTTATAGGTAAAGCAGCAGCAATGCTTTGCATAAAGGCAGGATTTAGATCAATCTTTGCAGATATTGTGAGCGAAAATGCTGTTAAAGTATTAAAAGAATATAATATTAAATATGAATATAATACAAAGGTGCAATATATATTAAATAGAGATAAAAGTGATATGTGCCCTGTTGAAAAGATAGCTCAACGCCATGAAGATACAGTAAAATTAATAGAAAATGTAAAAAAGTTTCTTCAAATATAG
- a CDS encoding DUF3842 family protein, with protein MKIAVVDGQGGGLGKSIVEKVRSEIKDDIEIIALGTNSLATSNMLKAGANAGATGENAVKVMSKKVDIIIGPIAILIANSMMGEITPVMAEAISTSEARKIILPLNRCNVYIAGTQELNINQMLDYIIEEINKVRK; from the coding sequence ATGAAAATTGCAGTTGTAGATGGACAGGGTGGAGGTTTAGGTAAGTCAATTGTAGAAAAAGTTAGAAGTGAAATTAAAGATGATATAGAAATTATTGCATTAGGAACGAATTCTTTGGCAACCTCCAATATGTTAAAGGCAGGAGCTAATGCAGGGGCAACAGGTGAAAATGCTGTAAAAGTAATGAGTAAAAAAGTTGACATAATTATTGGACCTATAGCAATATTGATTGCGAATTCTATGATGGGAGAAATAACTCCAGTAATGGCTGAAGCCATATCTACAAGTGAAGCAAGAAAGATCATTTTACCTCTCAATAGATGTAATGTCTATATAGCAGGTACACAAGAATTAAATATTAATCAAATGCTTGATTATATTATTGAGGAAATAAATAAAGTAAGGAAATAA